CGTCCTCGTGGACCGGGCGGTGGTGCGGAGCGATCGGAGGCCCGGATCGACCCGCGGGCCCTCGCTCCCGGAAGCCCCACGAAGGCCCATCCAGACACGCGCAGATGTCATGCACGTCATCGCCCCATCATCCCGCTGCAACGTCGGAAGTGACCCGCGCGGAGCACGCTGCTAACTAGCGCGTGATCGCGGTCACACCGTGGTGACACGCCCCCTCCGATCAAGGGCGTGGACCGCATCACGGGCCTGGGTCGCGGCGGCCTGCCGGGGGGTGGGGCGCCAAGGGGGTGTGCGGGGGAGCTGCCCCCGGATCCGGGCCGATCGGAGGCTCGAATGCGTTGCAGCGCACTGCGCGGCGCCGTCCTGGCGCTGGCATTCCTCTCCCTGCCGATGCTGGGCTGCGAGATCAGGACGATCCAGATCCAGCTCCCGGGCTTCGCGGACGGCACGATCGAAGGGATCCGCCTCTACAAGCAGGTTCCGGATACCAACGGGGACGGCAAGCCCGACTGGAGCTTCGCCTGCCAGATCACCTTCGAGGATCTGCGCTACACGCAGCAGGGCGAGACGCTGTTCTACGTCCAGAACTGCATCGACGAGCGGCCGGGGCAGGGTCTCGTGCTGCCCGCCGAGGTGCAGCGCCTCCCCGGCGACCCGACCACGATCATCGTCGAGCTGTACTACATGCGCTACGAGGCCGCGGGGCTCTATACGGCGACGGCCTTCAACGACTACGGCGAGTCGGCGCCGTCGCCGAGCTCGGTACAGCTCTGACCCGCGTCCCGGGCCTTCCGGGCGGCCTGCTGGGACCCGCGCTTGCGCTGCTGCAACCAGGCGCTCCCGTCGCCGATCGGCATGCGGCCGTGCGTCGCGAGGTCGGCGGTGGCTTGCGGCCCCGCCTCGCAGGCGGGATCACGGAGGCGCCTGCGCGCGGTGCGCCGGCGCCCCGGGCGCCGGCACCGCCCAGCGCTCCTCGTGCGAGCCCGGCCGCCCCGGCCAGAAGCAGCACTTCGTCCAGGCCAGGCCCAGGATCTCTCCGAACAGGTCCTTGAAGGCCGGGCTGCTCGTCCACCAGCGCTGCTCGTCGTAGCTGGCGGGGCTCGTGGACAGCACGCCGATCCGGGTCTCGGGCCCGAAGGCCATCCGGTAGAGGAGCCGGGTCCGGCGCGCGTGCACGCTGCTCGACACCACGTCGAACGCCTCCATCGCGACGCCCCGATCCGCCGCCCAGTCGCGCACCCAGACGGCGCTCGCGAAGGTGCGGTCCTGGGCCGTTTTCGGCGCCGGTACGGCATCGAGCGGCAGGCCGGCGAGCCCGTGGCGGCGCAGGAAGTCGGCCGCGCGCTCGGCGAAGCTCGGGAAGGTGGCGAACGACTCGATCGGACCACCGGAGGTGATCGCGCGCCGATAGCCCCCGCGGCGGAAGATCACGGCCGCCTGCGCGAGCTCGTCTTCGCCGAGCCAGCCCTCGATCACGAGCACGGGCGCAGGGCGGCCGTCCGGCAGGACGGCGGGCTCGTCGAGCGCAAGGAAGCCGTTCGCCGCGCGCAGGAGCCAGGCCACCAGGCCGGCCGCGGCGGCGGTCAGGACCAGGACGCCCCACGGCGTCGGAAGCCAGACCTGGCGGCGGCGGAACAAGGCGGGCAAGGAGATGCGGGTCAGCGCCGCGTCGCGGCCACCCGTGCGGCCACCGGCTCCAGCCCCGTCTGTTCGCGCGGCCAGTGCGCGGCGAGCTGCGCGTCGAAGGCGCGTGCGAAGGACTGGAGCCGGCTGCGCGCCGGCAGGAGGTCGTCGTCGTGCAGCGCCGTCGAGACGCGCACCAGCGAGCCGTCCGCGCGGCCCTGGAGCAGGCGGCCGAGCAGCCGGTCGAGCGTCTGATCGAGGCCGCCGCGCAGCCCGGTGGCCCGGAACGAGCGGAACCAGTAGTGCACGAGCTCGCGCTTGCCATCGAGCGAGACGACCATCTCGTTCACGCCCAGTCCGCTGCCCTCGTCGATCTTCCGGTGATCGAGGATCTTCCAGCCGTGCGCCTCGTAACACTGCGTCGGCGTGTGCTCGGGGCGGCCGCCGCGCTCGGTCCCGTAGTAGCCGAAGTACACCCAGACGCGATCGCCCAGCGGATGGTCGTAGGCGCGCTGCACGTTGTAGTCGGCGCGCAGCATCGCCTCGACGTTCGATTCGAGCGGCACGTCGCGCGCGGCCCACGGCCCGAGCTGCCTCGGCAGCGACGCGAGCGGGCTCGCGTCGACGTGCAGCGCCGGCCGCAGGGCGAGCGCCCAGGCACCGGCCCCGACGGCCAGGAGGAGGGCAACGAGCAGGCTGCTGATCCGGTCGTCGTGCGTCATCGGCGGGCCTCGGCGACGGTGCAGAGCGGGAGTGCGCGCGCGGTGCGCGCTGCCCGGCGGGCCGTCACCAGGAGGGCGAGAGCGATCGCCGCCCACGCCCCGTGGTCCAGGAGGGCGCGCGCGCCCGCACCCGTGCGGGCGGCGGCAAGCGTTGCCATCGCGAAGCACAGGAGCACCGCCTGCGCGACGAGCCCCCAGGGCGCGAGCCGCAAGGCGGCCGCCGCACACTCGCGTGTCCCTCCAGCGTGGCGCGCGACGCTCCACCAGGCGAGCCCGCCGAGCGCGAGCGCCAGGGGGAGGCCACCGTCGGGCGCGTCGAGCAGCAACGAGGCGTCGTTCAGGAGCAGGTCGTCCTTGACGAAGCTCGCCGTGCCGCCGAGCGACCGCGTGACGCCCACCGCGGCCCAGGCGAGGGCGGACTCGAGGCCGGGCGAGAGCGCCGTGAGCAGCGCCTTGGGCGGCGGGACCGCCCAGCACGCGAGCAGGGCGATCGGGAGCACCGGCCGGCCGAGCGCCAGCGCCATCCCGACGATCGCGAGCGGCAGGCCGGGCCGGCCGAGCCGGGTCATGCCGCCGCCGACGGTGACCAGCGCGAGCGCGACGCCGGCCGCGACCAGCAGGAATCCGAGCGGCCGCCGCCCGGCACGGCGCGGGTCGCTCCAGGCCGCCGCCAGTCCGAGCGTGCCCACCAGCAGGAACGGGCGCGCCCAGGGCTCCACGGCGACGTGTCGCACGAAGTCGAGCAGGGTGGGCGAGAGCGCTGCGGCAAGCGCCAGCCACAGCAGCGGCTCGCGCGGGTGCGCGAGGCCCTCGCTGCGCGATGCCACCCCGTTCACGACGATCTCGAGCCGCTGACCCGGGAGGGGTGGCGGGGCCGGCGTGCCGCCGCGCTACTCCCCACCCGGGTCTCCGTAGTACCCGTAGGAGCTCGCGCGGACCGGCAGCACCCCTTCGTTCAGGATCGCACCGATCAGGCGGTCCTTCGGGATCAGCTTGCAGGTCGCCTCGAGGGAGCTGCGCGTCGACCTCCCGGCACGGCCCACGACGATCGCGGTCCCGATCGGCCCGAGGATCAGGGCGGCGTCGGGGACCAGCAGCATGGGCGGGGTGTCGACGAGGACGATCTCGTAGCGGCGCTCGAGCTCGCGGACGACCCCCGCGAGCGACGGCATCGAGAGCGTCCGGTAGGCGTCGGGCTGGGGACGGAACGCGGGATAGACGTCGAGCTGCGGCAGGTCGAGCGACACGCAGGCGGACGGGAGGTCGGCGCGCCCGGCGAGGACGTCCTCGATGCCGGTCCCGGCGCGCAGCTCGAAGCTCGACGCGACGCGCGGCTTGCGCAGGTCGAGGTCCACGAGTGCGACCGTTCGCTCGCTGCTGACCGAAGCAAGCGCGAGGGCGAGGTTGCAGGCGAGCGTGGTCTTGCCTTCTTCGCGGACGGCACTCAGCACCGCGACGCTGCGCGCGTTGCGGGCCTCGAGCTCGCGGCGCAGGCGCAGCGCGAGGTGGCGCAGCGACTCGGACGCAGGCCCCTGCGCGTCGACCACCACCTCGCGTGACTGCCAGCGCCCGCTCTTGTCGTGGGAGACCCGGCCGACCCGGCCGGGCGGGGCCTCCGCTGCCGGCTTCGGCGCCATCGTCCGGAACGCCTCCACGATCTCCGGGTCCGGCTGCCGTTCGCGCAGCGGGTCGGGCGGCGGCGGACCGGAGGTTCCCGGGACCCGGTTGGCGCGGCGCAACGCCTCGTGGATCTCACCCACGGCTTCCGCTTCCGAGGCCCGTGCTCGTGTTGGGCTGCCCCACCCGTAGGGCCGCGATCTGCTCGGCCTTGCGCTCGAGCAGGCTCGCCTCGACGGGCTTCATCTGGCGCGAGTAGGCAGCGAGCAGGGCGCGGTCCGCCAGCAGGCTGATCAGGCGCGGGCAGCCAAGCGACGCGGCGTAGAAGATGGGCTCGAGCCCGCCCTCGAAGAGATCCTCGTACTTGCCGCCCGCCACCTCGATCCGATGCCGGAGGTAGAGCCCGATCTCTTCGGGCCGGAGCGCCTCGACGTGGTGCTCGAGGGCGATCCGCTGGCGGAGCTGGCGCATGCCGGGCTCGGCGAGCCGATCCAGGAGCTCCGGCTGCCCGGTCAGCACGATCTGGAGCAGCTTCTCGGTGTCGGTCTCGAGGTTGGAGAGCAGGCGGATCTCCTCGAGCGCGGGTGTGTCGAGGTTCTGGGCCTCGTCGACCACGAGCACGGTGTTCAGGTGGCGCTTCAGGCGGCCCAGCAGGAAGCGGTTGAGCGAGATCAGGAGATCGGACTTCGAGGCTCCGCTCGGATCGAGGCCGTACTCCGTGGCGATCAGCTTGAGCAGGTCGAGCGGGCTCAGGCCGGCGGTGTTCAGGATCAGGGCCGTCTCGGTGTCGGCAGGAAGCCGGTCGAGCACGGCGCGCAGCAGGGTGGTTTTCCCCGCTCCCACCTCCCCGGTGAGGAGGACGAATCCCTTCCGCCTGGCGATGCCGTAGTAGAGGGAGGCCAGGCCCTCCTCGTGCGTCTCCGACAGCCAGAGGAAACGCGGGTCGGGCGTCAGCGAGAAGGGGGGCTCCCGGAGGCCGAAGAAGGGCTCGTACATGGCTTCCTGGATCGGTCGGCTCGATCGCGACCGAAAGTTAACCCACCGGCAACCGGCGGCGAATCGAATCCCCCGGGGCGGAACCGCCGGCCCCTCGTCCAACGACGTGAGTGGCTGCGGAAACCCGGAAGGTTACGAGGCGAGCCCGGTTCGGCGGCGATCGCCGGGCGACACCGGGAGGGTTCGCCGGCCTCGCGCACTCGGTGGCG
The sequence above is drawn from the Deltaproteobacteria bacterium genome and encodes:
- a CDS encoding YdcF family protein; translated protein: MPALFRRRQVWLPTPWGVLVLTAAAAGLVAWLLRAANGFLALDEPAVLPDGRPAPVLVIEGWLGEDELAQAAVIFRRGGYRRAITSGGPIESFATFPSFAERAADFLRRHGLAGLPLDAVPAPKTAQDRTFASAVWVRDWAADRGVAMEAFDVVSSSVHARRTRLLYRMAFGPETRIGVLSTSPASYDEQRWWTSSPAFKDLFGEILGLAWTKCCFWPGRPGSHEERWAVPAPGAPAHRAQAPP
- a CDS encoding EpsI family protein, with product MTHDDRISSLLVALLLAVGAGAWALALRPALHVDASPLASLPRQLGPWAARDVPLESNVEAMLRADYNVQRAYDHPLGDRVWVYFGYYGTERGGRPEHTPTQCYEAHGWKILDHRKIDEGSGLGVNEMVVSLDGKRELVHYWFRSFRATGLRGGLDQTLDRLLGRLLQGRADGSLVRVSTALHDDDLLPARSRLQSFARAFDAQLAAHWPREQTGLEPVAARVAATRR
- a CDS encoding CpsD/CapB family tyrosine-protein kinase — its product is MGEIHEALRRANRVPGTSGPPPPDPLRERQPDPEIVEAFRTMAPKPAAEAPPGRVGRVSHDKSGRWQSREVVVDAQGPASESLRHLALRLRRELEARNARSVAVLSAVREEGKTTLACNLALALASVSSERTVALVDLDLRKPRVASSFELRAGTGIEDVLAGRADLPSACVSLDLPQLDVYPAFRPQPDAYRTLSMPSLAGVVRELERRYEIVLVDTPPMLLVPDAALILGPIGTAIVVGRAGRSTRSSLEATCKLIPKDRLIGAILNEGVLPVRASSYGYYGDPGGE
- a CDS encoding AAA family ATPase, coding for MYEPFFGLREPPFSLTPDPRFLWLSETHEEGLASLYYGIARRKGFVLLTGEVGAGKTTLLRAVLDRLPADTETALILNTAGLSPLDLLKLIATEYGLDPSGASKSDLLISLNRFLLGRLKRHLNTVLVVDEAQNLDTPALEEIRLLSNLETDTEKLLQIVLTGQPELLDRLAEPGMRQLRQRIALEHHVEALRPEEIGLYLRHRIEVAGGKYEDLFEGGLEPIFYAASLGCPRLISLLADRALLAAYSRQMKPVEASLLERKAEQIAALRVGQPNTSTGLGSGSRG